The Pedobacter ginsengisoli region AGCTAAGCAACGAAAGGTTTGTGCAAAATGCAAAACCTGAGATCATTCAAAATGAGCGTAATAAAAAGGCAGATGCTGAATCGAAGATCAATACTATCGAAGAAAGTCTTGCCGCTTTAAAAGGATAAATTTAATTGGGCATTCTGCGGCAGCTGGCTGGAGAATGCTCAATTCTTTAACTAATTCTTTAACTGGCCTTTTTCAATGTTATTCTATAGGCACATCTTCTGTCGCCGGCAATGATATGGTTTACCCGCGTAATGTCTATATCCTCACCAAGTACTAACTTAAAAGTGTTAAGTTCAGAAGTACAAAAACCCTGACAAACCTGTGCTGCGGCACAAATAGGACAGTGATTTTCTACCAATAAATAGCCTTGTTCATCTTTACTATATTCAGCCATATACCCTTCTCGGGTACGGATATCAGCAAGCTGAGATATGCGGCCTTCAAGGTCAGTAATTGACTGCAATTCATTCGAATATCTTTCTTTTCCAGCCAGCTCGCCTGCTGCTATCACTTTATCAAGAGCCTCATCACCCAGTGTAGTTTTTACAAGCTGTATCAGTTTAACGGTAAGTTCAGCATGTGTATCAGGAAAACCTGCATTTCCTTCTTCTGTTAAACTAAAATATACAGTGGGCCTGCCAACCCCTTTGGATTCGTTGGTCGATTTAATTAATCCCTCTTCGCTTAATTTAATAAGTTGCAGACGTGCCCCCTCGCTTGTAATTCCAAGTTCTTTTGAAATTTCTCCTGCGGTTAACGCTCCCCGGGTTTTTAATAACATTAAGAATCGATTTGTCTTCATAATCTAATAAAACAAGCATTTAGTTGTTTTATTCACAAAAGTACTAACTTTGCTTAACTTTTTAATGAAATAAGGAATTATAATTAAAATAGAAAAAGATGAAATTACCTTAATACTCCACATTTAATTAAATAACTCAACACTTAATTCGGGCGATAGATTATCGCTGTTAACCTTAACTGCCAAAAAGAAATTTTTTAGGAGATAGGGAATGCTTATGCCTTAAAAGAAAAATTACATTTTATGAAAACAATACAATTACTCTCACTAATTATTGGAATGCTACTGTTTGAAGCTTGCAGTCCAACACAAAGCCAAACACAGGAAGAAACTATTCAGGAATATCCGGTTTCAACATTACAAGCAAAAAATGCTGTTCTAAATACAGATTACACGGCAACTATCCAGGGACAGCAGAACATAGAGATCCGACCGAAAGTAGATGGTTTTGTTGAAGAGATACTTGTTGATGAAGGTGCGGTTGTAAAGAAAGGTCAGTTACTCTTTAAAATAAATGCCCCTCAGTACGAACAGGAAGTCAGAACGGCTGCAGCGGCAATAAAAAATGCAGAAGCAGAAGTAAATACCGCAAAAATGCAGGTTGAAAAGACTTTGCCATTAGTAAAAGAAGAGATTATAAGTAATTATGAACTTAAGCAGGCAAATTTTAATCTGAATGCTAAAGAGGCAGCTCTGACACAGGCAAAAGCAAGTTTGGCAAATGCCAGAACTAATCTTGGGTATACCCGAATAAATAGCCCAGCAGATGGGGTTGTTGGGAATTTACCCTATAAAACAGGAAGTCTTGTAAGCAGCTCATCTCAGCAGCC contains the following coding sequences:
- a CDS encoding efflux RND transporter periplasmic adaptor subunit → MKTIQLLSLIIGMLLFEACSPTQSQTQEETIQEYPVSTLQAKNAVLNTDYTATIQGQQNIEIRPKVDGFVEEILVDEGAVVKKGQLLFKINAPQYEQEVRTAAAAIKNAEAEVNTAKMQVEKTLPLVKEEIISNYELKQANFNLNAKEAALTQAKASLANARTNLGYTRINSPADGVVGNLPYKTGSLVSSSSQQPLTTVSNIANVFAYFSFNEKQFLDFTENNKGKTIKDKLMNIPPVTLLLANGTEYSKKGKLETLNGLINTETGSVNLRASFPNPDGLIRSGASALIRIPLKLSSALLVPVKATFEMQEKTMVYTVRNGTVKSTEIEIMDIPSGEFYVVTKGLNPGEQIVTEGMGSLKDGMKIKAKH
- a CDS encoding helix-turn-helix transcriptional regulator, whose product is MLLKTRGALTAGEISKELGITSEGARLQLIKLSEEGLIKSTNESKGVGRPTVYFSLTEEGNAGFPDTHAELTVKLIQLVKTTLGDEALDKVIAAGELAGKERYSNELQSITDLEGRISQLADIRTREGYMAEYSKDEQGYLLVENHCPICAAAQVCQGFCTSELNTFKLVLGEDIDITRVNHIIAGDRRCAYRITLKKAS